From Pueribacillus theae, one genomic window encodes:
- a CDS encoding NfeD family protein, protein MEIVELPMIGFLVIMFGSLFLFGELFVKAKGIFFIVGIGLFTLYFSHFLTSSKMLWLAIVFLVGLFFIILDGAIVNDGSVTLIGLAVMALSVAVPAPSFLYGFIAVFALFVGFGLSLLFLKVMRPRKMWQRMALKDKLTSDEGYNSVNEEFLSLVGKEGVTATAFRPIGNIEVEGKKYSAITEGQWLEKGVEVTVDSVDGTKIVIKPKKK, encoded by the coding sequence GTGGAAATAGTAGAGTTGCCAATGATTGGTTTTCTCGTCATTATGTTCGGTTCACTTTTTTTATTTGGGGAGCTGTTTGTAAAGGCGAAAGGCATATTTTTTATAGTGGGAATCGGACTTTTCACCCTTTATTTTTCCCACTTTTTAACGAGCAGTAAAATGCTTTGGCTCGCCATTGTTTTTCTCGTTGGCCTCTTTTTTATCATTTTAGACGGGGCGATTGTAAATGATGGATCCGTCACATTAATTGGCCTCGCTGTCATGGCTTTGTCAGTTGCGGTCCCAGCACCATCTTTTCTTTACGGATTTATCGCCGTTTTTGCATTGTTCGTAGGATTTGGTTTATCCCTGTTATTTTTAAAAGTGATGAGACCAAGAAAAATGTGGCAGCGAATGGCGCTAAAGGATAAGCTGACAAGTGATGAAGGGTATAATTCAGTTAACGAAGAATTCTTATCATTAGTTGGAAAAGAAGGGGTCACAGCAACAGCGTTTCGGCCGATTGGAAATATTGAAGTTGAAGGAAAAAAATACAGCGCGATAACTGAAGGGCAGTGGCTTGAAAAAGGTGTGGAAGTGACGGTGGATTCCGTTGATGGAACGAAAA
- a CDS encoding DUF1002 domain-containing protein: MKFLTRFLIVVCTLFILPAVVLADAAPGDVIITLGEDLTKQQKDQLLNEMGAAEDVEPVIVTNKEEHQYLGDYISKSQIGTRAISSSKITIGKKGSGLNVETNNITWVSEEMYANALITAGVKDADIYVTAPFEVSGTAALTGIIKAYEVTANIKIPEEQKKVANEEMVKTAELGDKVGVEKANELMSRIKEEIAKNPPENEEDLRSLIKRLAEELGIQLTDEELNGLVSLFNRMKDLNIDWDQVTTQLEKVRDNLDEFLNREETKSFIQRFIDFVISVIEDMKSWFKS, encoded by the coding sequence ATGAAATTTTTAACACGCTTCTTAATTGTTGTGTGCACTTTATTTATATTGCCGGCGGTTGTTTTAGCTGATGCTGCACCAGGGGACGTTATTATTACGTTAGGGGAAGATTTAACAAAACAACAAAAAGATCAATTGTTAAATGAAATGGGAGCTGCCGAAGATGTTGAACCTGTTATCGTGACAAATAAGGAAGAACATCAATATTTAGGAGATTACATAAGCAAATCCCAAATTGGGACGAGAGCCATTTCATCATCAAAGATTACAATTGGGAAAAAAGGTTCCGGCTTGAATGTAGAAACGAACAACATTACATGGGTATCTGAAGAAATGTATGCCAATGCTCTCATTACTGCAGGTGTAAAAGATGCGGATATTTATGTAACCGCACCTTTCGAAGTGTCTGGAACAGCTGCTCTTACAGGAATCATAAAAGCGTACGAAGTAACAGCAAATATTAAAATTCCAGAAGAACAGAAAAAAGTAGCAAATGAAGAAATGGTGAAAACAGCTGAATTAGGGGATAAAGTCGGCGTCGAAAAAGCTAATGAATTAATGTCCAGAATTAAAGAAGAAATTGCAAAAAATCCTCCGGAAAATGAAGAAGATTTACGTTCCCTTATTAAGCGTCTTGCAGAAGAGCTGGGCATTCAGTTGACCGATGAAGAATTGAATGGTCTTGTATCCCTATTCAATCGAATGAAAGACTTGAACATTGATTGGGACCAAGTCACAACCCAACTTGAGAAGGTAAGGGATAATCTTGATGAATTTTTAAACCGTGAAGAAACAAAGTCCTTTATACAGCGTTTTATCGATTTTGTTATTTCAGTTATTGAGGATATGAAATCGTGGTTTAAATCATAG